The following are from one region of the Anaeropeptidivorans aminofermentans genome:
- a CDS encoding transporter substrate-binding domain-containing protein — MKKYFKFLFMSVCAAALLSGCGGKGAEADKPANRLEKILAEGKLTISTSPDYAPFEFIDPSKTGQESIVGADISFAQYIADELGVKLVIESMSFDSALAAVQEGKVDLCISGLAYKEDRAKAMQLTEAYNTSTGQGIMVLKEKASEYAKAEDFAGKLIGAQNGSLQYENVEKQLPDAKIETITNLTDGIMMLRTGKIDALSMSQSSGEQYAKSYEDIVMSEFKFDSSKDGTRVGVMNGEKELFDKVSEIIVKVNEGDLYAGWLEEATALSEKIAKGE; from the coding sequence ATGAAGAAATATTTTAAGTTTTTATTCATGTCTGTATGTGCCGCAGCACTTTTAAGCGGTTGCGGCGGAAAAGGCGCTGAAGCCGATAAGCCGGCCAATAGATTAGAGAAAATATTAGCAGAAGGAAAGCTTACCATTTCCACCTCACCGGACTATGCACCGTTTGAATTTATTGACCCAAGTAAAACCGGACAGGAAAGTATCGTCGGAGCGGATATCTCATTTGCTCAATATATTGCAGATGAATTAGGGGTAAAATTAGTAATAGAATCCATGAGCTTTGACTCCGCTTTAGCTGCCGTACAGGAAGGCAAAGTAGATTTATGCATTTCAGGCCTTGCTTACAAAGAAGACAGAGCCAAAGCAATGCAGCTTACAGAGGCTTATAATACAAGCACCGGTCAAGGCATTATGGTTTTAAAGGAGAAAGCAAGTGAATATGCAAAGGCAGAGGATTTTGCCGGTAAATTAATCGGTGCGCAGAACGGTTCTCTCCAGTATGAAAATGTTGAAAAGCAGCTTCCCGATGCAAAAATAGAGACCATTACAAATCTTACAGACGGCATTATGATGCTTCGTACAGGTAAAATTGACGCCCTTTCCATGAGCCAAAGCTCCGGAGAGCAATACGCTAAAAGCTATGAGGATATTGTAATGAGTGAGTTCAAATTTGACAGCTCAAAAGACGGTACTCGCGTAGGTGTCATGAACGGAGAAAAAGAACTTTTTGATAAAGTAAGCGAAATTATCGTAAAAGTAAATGAAGGCGACTTGTACGCTGGATGGCTTGAAGAAGCTACGGCATTATCTGAGAAAATTGCTAAAGGTGAATAA
- a CDS encoding vitamin B12-dependent ribonucleotide reductase, translating to MKIDNAVKRLYTKALEGSNKSVYDLFKWKKVNVKLKNHATNKMITDMEDLEFPEHYSQTACDIIASKYFRKKGVNNDRGYEYSLKHIIHRMVHFWTEALANEKIIDDSQKAIVYDELAFMMISQMWAPNSPQWFNTGLFHAYDIEGPAQGHFYYDENKKEVVLSENAFTRTQGSACFIISIEDSLIGEKSLTDQITTETLLFKYGSGVGTNWSPIRAINESLSGGGKSSGLLSFLKVSDRNAGAIKSGGTTRRAAKMNILNLDHPEILDFILWKAKEEEKVKALGKMGYSTGFEGEAYETVSGQNANNSIRIPNRFMESIGTDKTWQLKGRLDPSADREISVSEIWDKTAYAAWRCGDPGVQFDDTINAWHTCPCGEDGKYGAPHNRINASNPCSEYMFLDDTACNLASINIVRFYNQETGEFDITGYLHCVFFVQLVLEATIHWGQFPTKDIARKSYLFRTTGIGLSSLGELFMLMGIPYDSDEARAIAASFTSLMTGESYVASALMAEKVGAFSCYDMNKNHMLEVIKNHARAARYSETDTKFHNMPVAPHVIDHNLLKNMDYPYISESLKEVWQKAIEEGVENGYRNAQVSVLAPTGTISFAMDCATTSSEPFFSHIAYKKLAGGGFMEIINPSIAPALKKLGYKEEEIKDIIDYVMRKEEVDGYSMIADGKIEGAPHLKTAHYAVFDTANPCGTGSRYISPMGHIKMMAALTPHVTGAISKTVNLPNSATADDIKDIYMDAWKMGIKAIALYRDGCKESQPLNSVKTDPKEKRLEDMTYKELLEYAKTAHKSEIPLRVKPKGIRNARVHEAAINGLKLYITTSYYEDGRLGELYVSSGKQGSLTKGLLDSISTTISKMLQYGVPPEDIASMYRGQKFEPSGYVTGHPYIKFVDSISDLISKIIDIELGNYKYCQVKPEGYKEEKNLHQVYNHGDFVAGAICPNCQSEKMVKNGTCYVCTECGTTTGCS from the coding sequence ATGAAAATAGATAACGCCGTAAAAAGGCTCTATACAAAAGCCCTTGAAGGCTCTAATAAAAGCGTTTATGACCTTTTCAAATGGAAAAAGGTAAATGTAAAGCTTAAAAACCATGCAACCAATAAAATGATAACCGATATGGAGGATTTGGAATTTCCGGAACATTATTCCCAAACCGCCTGCGATATTATAGCCAGCAAATATTTCAGAAAAAAAGGCGTGAATAACGACAGAGGCTATGAATATTCCCTAAAGCACATTATTCACAGAATGGTGCACTTCTGGACAGAAGCCCTTGCCAATGAAAAAATCATAGACGATTCCCAGAAGGCCATCGTATACGATGAGCTTGCTTTCATGATGATAAGCCAAATGTGGGCCCCCAACAGCCCTCAATGGTTCAATACAGGGCTTTTTCATGCCTACGATATAGAGGGCCCTGCCCAAGGGCATTTCTATTATGATGAAAATAAGAAAGAGGTTGTCCTTTCCGAAAATGCATTTACAAGAACCCAAGGCTCCGCCTGCTTTATTATAAGCATAGAGGATTCCCTTATAGGGGAAAAATCATTAACCGACCAAATCACTACCGAAACACTGCTTTTTAAATACGGCTCAGGGGTAGGAACCAACTGGTCCCCTATAAGAGCAATAAATGAATCCCTTTCCGGCGGCGGAAAGTCGTCGGGGCTATTAAGCTTTCTCAAAGTATCCGACAGAAACGCAGGGGCAATAAAATCCGGCGGAACTACAAGAAGAGCCGCAAAAATGAATATCCTGAACCTTGACCATCCGGAAATCCTTGACTTTATCCTGTGGAAGGCCAAAGAAGAAGAAAAGGTAAAGGCTCTTGGCAAAATGGGCTATTCTACAGGATTTGAAGGGGAAGCCTATGAAACCGTAAGCGGGCAGAATGCCAATAACTCCATACGGATTCCCAATCGCTTTATGGAAAGCATCGGTACAGATAAAACATGGCAGCTGAAAGGAAGATTAGACCCATCGGCAGACAGGGAAATCTCTGTTTCAGAAATATGGGACAAGACTGCCTACGCAGCATGGCGCTGCGGTGACCCGGGGGTTCAGTTTGATGATACCATTAACGCATGGCATACCTGCCCCTGCGGAGAAGACGGAAAATACGGCGCCCCCCATAATAGAATCAACGCTTCTAACCCCTGCTCCGAATACATGTTTTTAGACGATACGGCTTGCAATCTTGCAAGCATCAATATCGTAAGGTTTTATAATCAGGAAACGGGAGAATTTGATATTACAGGCTATCTTCACTGTGTTTTCTTCGTTCAGCTTGTTCTTGAAGCAACCATCCACTGGGGCCAGTTTCCAACCAAGGATATTGCCCGTAAATCCTATTTATTCAGAACCACGGGAATAGGCCTTTCAAGCCTTGGGGAGCTTTTTATGCTCATGGGTATTCCCTATGATTCAGACGAGGCAAGAGCCATCGCCGCAAGCTTTACTTCGTTAATGACAGGCGAGTCTTATGTTGCTTCAGCGCTGATGGCTGAAAAAGTCGGGGCGTTTTCCTGCTATGATATGAATAAAAACCACATGCTTGAAGTCATAAAAAACCATGCCCGGGCCGCCAGATACAGTGAAACCGATACAAAGTTCCATAACATGCCTGTTGCCCCTCATGTAATAGACCATAATCTTCTTAAAAATATGGATTATCCTTATATTTCGGAAAGCTTAAAGGAAGTATGGCAGAAGGCCATAGAGGAAGGGGTTGAAAATGGCTATAGAAACGCTCAGGTTTCTGTTCTTGCCCCTACGGGAACCATATCCTTTGCCATGGACTGTGCAACTACATCTTCTGAGCCGTTTTTCAGCCACATTGCCTATAAGAAGCTTGCCGGCGGCGGCTTTATGGAAATTATAAATCCTTCTATTGCCCCGGCCCTTAAAAAGCTTGGGTATAAGGAAGAAGAAATTAAAGACATCATTGATTACGTCATGCGAAAGGAAGAAGTAGACGGCTATTCCATGATTGCAGACGGTAAAATAGAAGGCGCCCCTCATTTAAAGACAGCCCATTATGCTGTTTTCGATACGGCAAACCCCTGCGGCACAGGAAGCCGCTATATCAGCCCCATGGGCCATATTAAAATGATGGCTGCCCTGACCCCCCATGTTACGGGAGCTATTTCAAAGACGGTGAATCTGCCTAATTCCGCAACTGCCGATGATATTAAAGACATTTATATGGATGCATGGAAAATGGGCATCAAGGCCATTGCCCTCTATCGGGACGGCTGCAAAGAAAGTCAGCCCCTGAATTCCGTAAAAACCGACCCGAAGGAAAAGCGTCTTGAGGATATGACCTACAAAGAGCTTCTGGAATATGCAAAGACTGCTCATAAATCAGAAATTCCCTTAAGGGTAAAACCTAAGGGCATCCGAAATGCAAGAGTCCATGAAGCTGCAATTAACGGCCTTAAGCTTTATATCACAACTTCTTATTATGAAGACGGAAGGCTTGGAGAGCTTTATGTCTCCAGCGGAAAGCAAGGCTCTCTTACGAAAGGGCTTCTTGACAGCATCTCCACAACAATATCAAAAATGCTGCAATACGGTGTTCCGCCGGAGGATATTGCAAGCATGTACAGAGGACAGAAATTTGAACCCTCAGGCTATGTAACCGGCCACCCCTATATTAAATTTGTAGATTCCATATCCGATTTAATCAGCAAAATAATCGATATAGAACTTGGCAATTATAAATACTGCCAAGTTAAGCCCGAAGGCTATAAAGAAGAAAAGAACCTGCATCAGGTCTATAACCACGGCGACTTTGTAGCAGGAGCCATATGCCCTAATTGCCAATCGGAAAAAATGGTTAAAAACGGAACCTGCTATGTCTGCACAGAATGCGGAACAACCACCGGGTGCAGCTAA
- a CDS encoding UDP-N-acetylmuramoyl-tripeptide--D-alanyl-D-alanine ligase yields MLKIGFAMGVEGYLTSDATEDILKEYFDEASYEIDLIGIREEEKEYDIIVLNHHKENIDILPFLNKMDPKGILLLNSDEKILQGLSVKRPVRLVTFGLNPKSSITASSIVENDYISMQCCIQRVIEDIGGNEIYPQEFTVNIYDRNMTIYDAMAAVSVVILSGVDIEKAGSLFNIGNH; encoded by the coding sequence ATGCTTAAAATCGGTTTTGCAATGGGTGTGGAAGGGTACTTAACCTCCGACGCCACAGAGGATATTTTAAAGGAATATTTTGACGAAGCTTCCTACGAAATCGACCTTATCGGCATACGGGAAGAAGAAAAGGAATATGACATTATCGTCCTTAACCATCATAAAGAAAACATAGATATCCTTCCTTTTTTAAACAAAATGGATCCAAAGGGGATTCTTCTTTTAAACTCCGACGAGAAAATACTTCAGGGCCTTTCCGTAAAAAGGCCTGTAAGGCTTGTTACATTCGGCCTGAATCCTAAATCCAGCATAACGGCTTCAAGCATCGTTGAAAACGATTATATTTCCATGCAGTGCTGTATCCAAAGAGTAATAGAAGACATCGGCGGCAACGAGATATACCCTCAGGAATTTACCGTAAACATATACGATAGGAATATGACCATATATGACGCCATGGCCGCTGTGAGCGTTGTTATTCTTTCCGGGGTAGATATAGAGAAGGCAGGCTCTCTATTTAATATCGGAAATCATTAA
- a CDS encoding single-stranded DNA-binding protein — protein sequence MHLENFETTNLIEIRGQVVSEFSFSHEVYGEGFYNFYIEVPRLSETSDILMVTVSERLASHIPEGAYVSVIGQVRSYNNYVQEENRNKLIITVFAREIEELNDIEEIRMKNPNSVYLNGFICKEPVFRKTPFGREIADLLLAVNRSYNKSDYIPCILWGRNARFVSGLSVGDNIKISGRMQSRLYQKKYENGDIVEKTAFEVSVSKVEII from the coding sequence ATGCACCTTGAAAACTTTGAAACAACAAATCTCATAGAAATAAGAGGGCAGGTAGTATCGGAATTTAGTTTCAGCCACGAAGTATACGGAGAAGGCTTCTATAATTTTTACATAGAGGTTCCAAGGCTCAGCGAAACGAGCGACATTCTTATGGTTACAGTATCCGAAAGGCTTGCAAGCCATATACCTGAAGGAGCATATGTTTCCGTTATAGGCCAAGTGAGAAGCTATAATAATTATGTACAGGAGGAGAACAGGAATAAACTTATTATTACGGTTTTTGCAAGAGAAATAGAAGAACTAAATGACATAGAAGAAATAAGAATGAAAAACCCCAACAGCGTTTATCTTAACGGCTTTATATGCAAAGAACCGGTATTTAGGAAAACCCCTTTTGGAAGAGAAATAGCCGACCTCTTGCTGGCAGTTAACCGTTCTTATAATAAATCCGACTATATTCCCTGTATTCTTTGGGGGAGAAACGCAAGATTTGTTTCCGGCTTAAGCGTAGGAGATAATATTAAAATAAGCGGAAGAATGCAATCAAGGCTTTATCAGAAAAAATATGAAAACGGCGACATAGTTGAAAAAACCGCCTTTGAAGTTTCCGTATCAAAGGTCGAAATCATATAA
- a CDS encoding amino acid ABC transporter ATP-binding protein, protein MIKTVNLSKNFGELKVLRSINEEIVKGEVVSVIGPSGSGKSTFLRCLNLLEVPTEGQIIFDGVDITSKNIDINVHRQKMGMVFQHFNVFPHLTVLDNITLAPVLTGKLKKEEAVEQAHELLKLVGLGDKWSEFPKKLSGGQKQRMAIVRALAMNPEVMLFDEPTSALDPEMVGEVLSVIKTLVEKGMTTVIVTHEMGFAREVSDRVFFMDEGIIEEKGTPAQIFGDPQSARTKEFLSKVLH, encoded by the coding sequence GTGATTAAAACAGTGAATTTAAGTAAAAACTTCGGAGAGCTTAAAGTTTTAAGGTCTATTAACGAAGAAATCGTAAAAGGCGAGGTTGTTTCTGTAATCGGGCCTTCTGGAAGCGGAAAAAGTACATTTTTAAGATGCCTGAACCTTCTTGAAGTACCTACGGAAGGGCAAATTATTTTTGACGGCGTAGATATTACAAGTAAAAACATAGATATTAATGTTCACAGGCAGAAAATGGGGATGGTTTTCCAGCACTTTAATGTATTCCCTCATTTAACTGTTCTGGATAATATTACCCTTGCTCCGGTTTTAACAGGAAAGCTGAAAAAGGAAGAAGCCGTAGAGCAGGCCCATGAGCTTTTGAAATTAGTCGGCTTAGGCGATAAATGGAGTGAGTTTCCCAAAAAGCTTTCCGGCGGGCAGAAGCAGAGAATGGCAATCGTCAGAGCCCTTGCCATGAATCCGGAGGTAATGCTTTTTGACGAGCCTACATCTGCTTTAGATCCTGAAATGGTAGGAGAAGTATTAAGCGTTATTAAAACATTAGTTGAAAAAGGTATGACTACTGTTATTGTTACTCATGAAATGGGCTTTGCCAGAGAAGTATCCGACAGGGTCTTCTTCATGGACGAAGGCATTATTGAAGAAAAGGGAACGCCGGCACAGATTTTCGGAGATCCTCAAAGCGCCAGAACAAAGGAATTTTTAAGCAAAGTACTTCATTAG
- a CDS encoding FeoA family protein, whose protein sequence is METTLDQLKPNERGSVVKVNGEGMLRRRLFDMGITPGASIIMKKVAPLGDPIEINVRGYELSLRKSEASQIIVEK, encoded by the coding sequence ATGGAAACAACCTTGGACCAGCTCAAGCCCAATGAGAGGGGTTCCGTCGTAAAGGTGAACGGAGAGGGTATGCTTAGACGAAGGCTTTTTGATATGGGTATAACCCCCGGTGCTTCAATTATCATGAAAAAGGTAGCACCTTTAGGTGACCCTATTGAAATTAATGTAAGGGGATACGAGTTAAGCCTTAGAAAATCAGAAGCATCACAAATTATAGTTGAAAAGTAA
- a CDS encoding amino acid ABC transporter permease, with translation MLNRAVDVFIRFYPVFFAGLRMTLILSALTVILGTAIGSLICLCRMSKFKPLSLLATAYIEIIRGTPLLLQLVFFYYAVPEIIGYDPGKFASVLMALVLNSSGYVAEIIRAGIQAVDKGQTEAARSLGLNPSQTMMKVVFPQAIKNILPTLGNEFVMVIKETSLASNFFLGDLMTSVSIIKSATYSTIEPLIVAGVIYFACTFPLSKIIALYERRLATSD, from the coding sequence TTGCTTAATCGTGCAGTAGACGTATTTATCAGATTTTATCCGGTATTCTTTGCCGGTCTGCGCATGACCCTTATTCTGTCTGCCCTTACGGTAATTTTAGGCACAGCCATAGGTTCTTTAATATGCTTGTGCCGTATGTCTAAATTTAAGCCTTTGAGCTTATTGGCTACGGCATACATAGAAATCATAAGAGGAACGCCTCTTTTGCTTCAATTGGTTTTCTTTTACTATGCAGTACCGGAAATTATAGGTTATGACCCGGGGAAATTTGCTTCCGTGCTGATGGCTCTTGTGCTTAACAGCTCCGGCTATGTGGCAGAAATTATAAGGGCCGGCATACAGGCCGTAGATAAAGGCCAGACGGAAGCCGCAAGAAGCCTTGGCTTAAACCCTTCTCAGACCATGATGAAGGTCGTGTTCCCTCAGGCAATAAAGAATATCCTGCCTACTTTGGGCAATGAGTTTGTTATGGTTATTAAAGAAACCTCTCTTGCCTCTAACTTCTTCTTAGGGGATTTAATGACCTCTGTTTCCATTATTAAAAGCGCCACCTACTCTACGATAGAACCATTGATTGTAGCCGGTGTCATCTATTTTGCATGTACATTCCCATTATCAAAAATTATCGCATTATACGAAAGGAGGCTTGCTACCAGTGATTAA
- a CDS encoding M20/M25/M40 family metallo-hydrolase gives MNVQEVTKYFSDAADYQDVDQNKVAQALSKAITYKTVSYEDTSLMDGDAFKGLHAHFEEAFPLVHKNMEKTVINDWSLLYHWKGSDPSLKPALFMSHLDVVPVMPGTEDDWEEPAFSGKIDGDILWGRGSIDTKSQVIGELYAAEYLMEKGYTPKRDIYFVFGHDEETMGVDGSLAAMEHLKKKGVQLEFVMDEGGGFKMGSEFGAPEALLARIDIFEKGYIDVAVEANAEGGHSSRPGKGTALGKVAKAIGKIEDNQLPPHINKVVYNMFKGLKDVITEEPFKSYVENIDTNPEAFAEYLCEDKDLAPLVHTTTALTMINGSPAPNVLPQKVRSVINFRIAPEDTCESILAHCKKVADDPELSITMTKGLDPSKISNIDSVGYKALADATQKFFNGVTVVPGLVTGGTDCRYFEDICDCCYRFRPFIDNMVLGYTTHATNERCYLPALMQGIKGIIEIMKTTCF, from the coding sequence ATGAATGTGCAGGAAGTAACGAAGTATTTTTCAGATGCTGCAGATTATCAGGACGTGGATCAAAACAAGGTGGCGCAAGCTTTAAGCAAAGCCATTACATATAAGACTGTATCCTATGAGGATACTTCATTAATGGACGGAGACGCTTTTAAGGGATTGCATGCTCATTTTGAAGAAGCTTTTCCTTTGGTTCATAAAAATATGGAAAAGACGGTTATTAATGACTGGTCTCTCCTTTATCATTGGAAAGGTAGCGACCCCTCTTTAAAACCTGCTCTTTTTATGTCTCATTTAGATGTTGTTCCCGTAATGCCGGGAACGGAAGACGATTGGGAAGAGCCTGCTTTCAGCGGTAAAATAGACGGGGATATTCTCTGGGGAAGAGGCTCCATAGATACAAAAAGCCAGGTAATCGGCGAGCTTTACGCAGCGGAATATCTGATGGAAAAAGGCTATACCCCTAAAAGAGATATCTATTTTGTATTCGGCCATGACGAAGAAACCATGGGTGTAGACGGTTCCTTGGCTGCAATGGAGCATTTAAAGAAAAAAGGCGTTCAATTGGAATTTGTAATGGATGAAGGCGGCGGCTTTAAAATGGGCAGCGAATTCGGCGCTCCCGAGGCTCTTTTAGCCAGAATAGACATTTTTGAAAAAGGCTATATTGACGTAGCTGTAGAAGCAAACGCCGAAGGGGGACACAGCTCCCGTCCCGGAAAAGGCACAGCCCTTGGAAAAGTGGCAAAAGCAATCGGAAAAATCGAAGACAATCAATTGCCGCCTCATATAAATAAAGTAGTTTATAATATGTTTAAAGGCTTAAAGGATGTAATTACAGAAGAACCCTTTAAATCTTATGTAGAAAACATCGACACAAACCCCGAAGCATTTGCCGAATACTTATGCGAAGATAAGGACTTGGCGCCTCTTGTGCATACGACAACAGCATTAACCATGATTAACGGCTCTCCGGCCCCTAATGTGCTGCCTCAAAAGGTTCGCTCCGTTATTAATTTCCGTATTGCACCGGAAGATACCTGCGAATCCATTTTAGCCCATTGCAAAAAGGTTGCCGATGACCCGGAGCTTTCCATTACCATGACGAAGGGTCTGGACCCTTCAAAAATATCCAATATAGACTCCGTAGGCTATAAGGCCTTGGCAGATGCTACCCAAAAGTTCTTTAACGGCGTTACGGTGGTTCCGGGCCTTGTAACAGGCGGAACAGACTGCCGTTATTTTGAAGATATCTGTGACTGCTGCTACCGCTTTAGGCCTTTCATTGATAATATGGTATTAGGCTATACAACTCATGCAACAAATGAAAGATGCTACCTGCCGGCCCTGATGCAGGGAATTAAAGGCATCATAGAGATAATGAAAACCACCTGCTTTTAA
- a CDS encoding glycosyl hydrolase family 18 protein, giving the protein MNEETRSKRRNNNPKRQKGNGFFKPVFLGFLFIIFIFAVSLAFKIYMPNFSIINVHEFFSRDQNSIMLVVEDEIISGYSNPAVKEGEIYLPVDFVKDYMDKYIFWDEASKKLTITTEYKVMQMKTEELTYYVNMKPMELNLPVYEINETAYMPEGLLTELYNVGMKYDESNNIIIIDYLDRDLKSGSLISKKSALRYNPDKKSPIERYIYEGESFYIYEEEELYYRIRTEDGLIGYVLKKDVSDIKEVPGTERPIEKPDYIQSPIEGKITLVWDLIEKAEQNSRESSRKYHEGLDVLSPTWFRFDRESYNGDILSIADNSYVTWAHNNGYQVWALMSDEEDGEVTAQILSSTEKREHVIKQILAFCSLYKLDGINIDFERVREADVQYFHQFLRELWPLLREQGVVLSVDTFVPRAWSMYYNRGEIANSSDYICVMTYDENTYGGTSGPNASIPFVEDGVVQSLKEVPKEKLIMGVPFYSRVWMEEETDTGINYKIRNLGMNYAYRMFTENGAEFQWLDDLGCYYGEFDTVEDGKKVKYRTWLEDEKSMERKLELVEKYDLAGVSAWVRGLEKEEIWSLLDSKLNK; this is encoded by the coding sequence ATGAACGAAGAGACGAGGAGCAAAAGAAGAAATAATAATCCCAAAAGGCAAAAAGGGAACGGCTTTTTTAAGCCTGTGTTTTTAGGCTTCCTATTTATAATTTTTATTTTTGCAGTTTCATTGGCCTTCAAAATATACATGCCTAATTTCAGCATCATTAATGTGCATGAGTTTTTCAGCAGGGACCAAAATTCCATTATGCTTGTAGTTGAAGATGAGATTATTAGCGGCTACAGCAATCCTGCAGTAAAAGAAGGGGAAATTTATCTTCCGGTGGATTTCGTAAAAGATTATATGGATAAATATATTTTCTGGGACGAAGCTTCAAAAAAACTTACCATAACCACGGAATATAAGGTTATGCAGATGAAAACAGAAGAGCTTACATATTATGTCAATATGAAGCCTATGGAGCTTAATCTTCCCGTATACGAAATAAATGAAACGGCATATATGCCGGAAGGGCTTTTAACGGAGCTTTACAATGTAGGCATGAAATACGACGAAAGCAATAATATTATTATCATCGACTATCTTGACAGGGATTTAAAATCGGGAAGCCTTATATCTAAAAAATCAGCCCTAAGATATAACCCAGATAAAAAAAGCCCCATAGAAAGATATATTTACGAAGGGGAAAGCTTTTATATTTATGAAGAAGAGGAGCTTTATTACCGTATAAGAACGGAAGACGGCCTTATAGGGTATGTTCTTAAAAAAGATGTGTCTGATATAAAGGAAGTTCCGGGGACTGAAAGGCCTATTGAAAAGCCCGATTATATTCAAAGCCCTATAGAGGGAAAAATTACCCTTGTATGGGATTTAATAGAGAAGGCAGAGCAGAATTCAAGAGAGAGCTCGAGAAAATACCATGAGGGTCTGGACGTATTAAGCCCTACATGGTTTCGATTTGACAGGGAGAGCTATAATGGGGATATATTAAGCATTGCAGATAATTCCTATGTTACCTGGGCCCATAATAACGGCTATCAGGTATGGGCCCTTATGAGCGACGAAGAAGACGGAGAAGTTACAGCCCAAATATTATCAAGCACCGAAAAACGAGAGCATGTAATAAAGCAGATTCTTGCCTTTTGCTCTTTATATAAGCTTGATGGAATCAATATCGATTTTGAAAGGGTAAGGGAAGCGGACGTACAGTATTTCCACCAGTTTTTAAGAGAGCTTTGGCCTCTTTTAAGGGAGCAGGGTGTAGTTCTTTCAGTAGATACCTTTGTTCCAAGGGCTTGGAGCATGTATTATAACAGAGGTGAAATCGCAAATTCATCAGATTATATATGCGTTATGACCTATGATGAAAATACCTACGGAGGAACCAGCGGCCCTAATGCCTCTATTCCCTTTGTTGAAGACGGGGTAGTTCAGTCCCTTAAGGAAGTTCCCAAGGAAAAACTTATTATGGGCGTACCCTTTTATTCAAGGGTATGGATGGAAGAGGAAACAGACACAGGCATAAATTATAAAATAAGAAACCTCGGAATGAACTATGCTTATAGAATGTTTACAGAAAACGGCGCCGAATTCCAATGGCTTGATGATTTAGGCTGCTATTACGGTGAGTTTGATACGGTAGAAGACGGAAAGAAAGTAAAATACAGAACATGGCTTGAAGATGAAAAGTCCATGGAGAGAAAGCTTGAGCTTGTGGAAAAATACGACTTGGCCGGCGTAAGCGCCTGGGTAAGAGGCCTTGAAAAAGAAGAAATATGGAGCCTTTTAGACAGTAAATTAAATAAATAA
- a CDS encoding DUF6465 family protein, producing MKSELYIQLGDKQTDSKILTDTAAEIWKAEGHKMKELSSIKLCFKPDEGKCHYVINGIEKGYFCV from the coding sequence ATGAAATCTGAATTATATATTCAGCTTGGAGATAAGCAGACCGATTCTAAAATACTCACCGATACTGCAGCGGAAATATGGAAGGCCGAAGGCCATAAGATGAAAGAGCTTTCTTCTATTAAGCTATGCTTCAAGCCTGATGAAGGCAAATGCCATTACGTCATAAACGGTATTGAAAAAGGATATTTCTGCGTATAA
- a CDS encoding stalk domain-containing protein yields MKFDLKSIVAGIFIGSIGLTSVYAGAASNAIEVFYNIKSVSVQDKEITFPEDKKPFIYKDTAYAPIKEIGEALDSGVIYNEQEKSISLYSKDKAKLRLLYDAIDRLGAVSPEKAIDIWSQGLIERNAAIQYAVMTDALKESYVKSLEENGYDFWITGVSSPWVESYEISDKVNTSDIKQEYHIKYNTKTSEGSYHFNVTLLLIKDGDYWKIEDIAGDEESSAYTGYFK; encoded by the coding sequence ATGAAATTTGATTTAAAAAGCATCGTTGCAGGAATATTTATAGGAAGCATAGGATTAACCTCCGTATATGCAGGCGCAGCATCAAATGCGATAGAGGTTTTCTACAATATAAAGTCCGTTTCTGTGCAAGATAAGGAAATTACTTTTCCAGAAGATAAAAAGCCCTTTATATATAAGGATACGGCCTATGCTCCTATAAAGGAAATTGGAGAAGCCTTAGACAGCGGAGTGATTTACAATGAACAGGAAAAATCCATTTCACTCTACAGTAAAGATAAAGCAAAGCTTCGTTTGTTATACGACGCCATAGATCGTTTAGGGGCTGTTTCTCCTGAAAAAGCCATTGATATATGGTCACAAGGATTAATCGAAAGAAACGCCGCCATTCAATATGCCGTAATGACGGATGCTTTAAAGGAAAGCTATGTAAAATCCCTTGAAGAAAACGGATATGATTTCTGGATTACAGGAGTTTCAAGCCCCTGGGTTGAAAGCTACGAAATATCAGATAAGGTAAATACAAGTGATATAAAGCAGGAATACCATATAAAATATAATACAAAAACCTCTGAAGGAAGCTATCATTTCAACGTAACTTTATTATTAATAAAAGATGGGGATTACTGGAAGATAGAAGATATCGCAGGGGATGAAGAATCTTCTGCCTATACGGGATATTTTAAATAA